In Prunus dulcis chromosome 1, ALMONDv2, whole genome shotgun sequence, the following are encoded in one genomic region:
- the LOC117632949 gene encoding cyclin-dependent kinase C-2-like isoform X3: protein MAIAAPGQLNLNEVPSWGSRSVDCFEKLEQIGEGTYGQVYMAREIKTGEIVALKKIRMDNEREGFPITAIREIKILKKLHHENVINLKEIVTSPGPEKDDQGRPDGNKYKGGIYMVFEYMDHDLTGLADRPGMRFSVPQIKCYMRQLLTGLHYCHVNQVLHRDIKGSNLLIDNEGNLKLADFGLARSFSNDHNANLTNRVITLWYRPPELLLGATKYGPAVDMWSVGCIFAELLHGKPIFPGKDERISAKDALDAEYFWTDPLPCDPKSLPKYESSHEFQTKKKRQQQRQHEENAKRQKLQHPQHTRLPPIQQSGQAHSQMRPGPNQPIHGSQPPVAAGPSHHYGKPRGPSGGPSRYPPGGNPGGGYNHPNRGGQGGGGGYSSGPYPTQGRGGPYGSSGMPGAGPRGGGSGYGVGGPNYPQNGPYGGSTAGRGSNMMGGNRNQQYGWQQ, encoded by the exons ATGGCAATAGCAGCCCCTGGGCAGCTTAATCTCAACGAGGTGCCTTCATGGGGTTCAAGAAGCGTCGACTGCTTCGAGAAATTGGAGCAAATTGGCGAGGGAACCTATGG TCAAGTTTACATGGCTAGAGAAATAAAGACGGGAGAAATTGTTGCTTTGAAGAAAATACGAATGGACAATGAGAGAGAGGGG TTCCCCATAACTGCCATACGGGAAATCAAGATTCTAAAGAAGCTGCATCATGAAAATGTCATCAATTTGAAAGAGATTGTGACATCTCCAG GGCCAGAGAAGGATGACCAAGGTAGACCAG ATGGTAACAAGTATAAAGGTGGCATCTATATGGTCTTTGAATACATGGACCATGATTTGACAGGCCTAGCTGATCGACCTGGGATGAGATTTTCGGTTCCTCAGATTAAG TGCTACATGAGACAACTTTTGACGGGGCTTCACTATTGTCATGTGAATCAAGTACTTCACCGTGATATCAAAG GCTCTAATCTTCTTATAGACAATGAAGGTAATCTGAAGCTTGCAGATTTTGGGCTCGCCCGTTCATTTTCAAACGATCACAATGCCAATCTTACAAATCGTGTTATTACTCTTTGGTACAG ACCTCCAGAATTGCTTCTTGGGGCTACTAAGTACGGCCCAGCTGTAGATATGTGGTCGGTTGGGTGTATCTTTGCTGAGCTTCTACATGGCAAGCCAATCTTTCCCGGGAaagatgag AGAATATCTGCTAAGGATGCTCTTGATGCTGAGTACTTCTGGACTGATCCATTACCTTGTGATCCGAAGAG TTTACCAAAATATGAATCATCACACGAGTTccagacaaagaaaaaacGTCAGCAGCAACGGCAACATGAAGAAAATGCAAAACGTCAGAAACTGCAGCACCCACAGCATACTCGCCTCCCACCGATTCAGCAATCTGGCCAAGCACATTCCCAAATGCGGCCTGGACCTAACCAGCCCATCCATGGTTCTCAGCCCCCAGTTGCTGCAGGGCCTAGCCATCATTATGGGAAACCCCGCGGGCCCTCTGGAGGGCCAAGCCGATACCCACCTGGCGGAAACCCTGGTGGTGGATACAACCATCCAAATAGGGGTGGTCAAGGGGGTGGAGGTGGGTACAGTAGCGGCCCATATCCTACACAAGGGAGAGGCGGGCCATATGGTTCTAGTGGCATGCCTGGTGCAGGTCCTCGGGGTGGAGGTAGTGGTTATGGAGTAGGTGGTCCAAACTATCCTCAAAATGGTCCATATGGTGGCTCCACTGCTGGTCGGGGCTCAAACATGATGGGTGGAAACCGCAATCAACAGTATGGTTGGCAGCAGTAA
- the LOC117632949 gene encoding cyclin-dependent kinase C-2-like isoform X1, which produces MAIAAPGQLNLNEVPSWGSRSVDCFEKLEQIGEGTYGQVYMAREIKTGEIVALKKIRMDNEREGFPITAIREIKILKKLHHENVINLKEIVTSPGPEKDDQGRPDGNKYKGGIYMVFEYMDHDLTGLADRPGMRFSVPQIKCYMRQLLTGLHYCHVNQVLHRDIKGSNLLIDNEGNLKLADFGLARSFSNDHNANLTNRVITLWYRPPELLLGATKYGPAVDMWSVGCIFAELLHGKPIFPGKDEPEQLNKIFELCGAPDEVNWPGVSKIPWYNNFKPTRPMKRRLREVFRHFDRHALELLERMLTLDPSQRISAKDALDAEYFWTDPLPCDPKSLPKYESSHEFQTKKKRQQQRQHEENAKRQKLQHPQHTRLPPIQQSGQAHSQMRPGPNQPIHGSQPPVAAGPSHHYGKPRGPSGGPSRYPPGGNPGGGYNHPNRGGQGGGGGYSSGPYPTQGRGGPYGSSGMPGAGPRGGGSGYGVGGPNYPQNGPYGGSTAGRGSNMMGGNRNQQYGWQQ; this is translated from the exons ATGGCAATAGCAGCCCCTGGGCAGCTTAATCTCAACGAGGTGCCTTCATGGGGTTCAAGAAGCGTCGACTGCTTCGAGAAATTGGAGCAAATTGGCGAGGGAACCTATGG TCAAGTTTACATGGCTAGAGAAATAAAGACGGGAGAAATTGTTGCTTTGAAGAAAATACGAATGGACAATGAGAGAGAGGGG TTCCCCATAACTGCCATACGGGAAATCAAGATTCTAAAGAAGCTGCATCATGAAAATGTCATCAATTTGAAAGAGATTGTGACATCTCCAG GGCCAGAGAAGGATGACCAAGGTAGACCAG ATGGTAACAAGTATAAAGGTGGCATCTATATGGTCTTTGAATACATGGACCATGATTTGACAGGCCTAGCTGATCGACCTGGGATGAGATTTTCGGTTCCTCAGATTAAG TGCTACATGAGACAACTTTTGACGGGGCTTCACTATTGTCATGTGAATCAAGTACTTCACCGTGATATCAAAG GCTCTAATCTTCTTATAGACAATGAAGGTAATCTGAAGCTTGCAGATTTTGGGCTCGCCCGTTCATTTTCAAACGATCACAATGCCAATCTTACAAATCGTGTTATTACTCTTTGGTACAG ACCTCCAGAATTGCTTCTTGGGGCTACTAAGTACGGCCCAGCTGTAGATATGTGGTCGGTTGGGTGTATCTTTGCTGAGCTTCTACATGGCAAGCCAATCTTTCCCGGGAaagatgag CCGgaacaattaaataaaatttttgagCTGTGTGGAGCTCCAGATGAGGTCAACTGGCCCGGAGTTTCAAAGATTCCTTGGTATAACAACTTCAAGCCAACAAGGCCAATGAAGAGACGTCTCAGGGAGGTTTTTAGACA TTTTGACCGCCATGCTTTGGAGTTATTGGAGAGAATGTTGACACTTGATCCTTCTCAG AGAATATCTGCTAAGGATGCTCTTGATGCTGAGTACTTCTGGACTGATCCATTACCTTGTGATCCGAAGAG TTTACCAAAATATGAATCATCACACGAGTTccagacaaagaaaaaacGTCAGCAGCAACGGCAACATGAAGAAAATGCAAAACGTCAGAAACTGCAGCACCCACAGCATACTCGCCTCCCACCGATTCAGCAATCTGGCCAAGCACATTCCCAAATGCGGCCTGGACCTAACCAGCCCATCCATGGTTCTCAGCCCCCAGTTGCTGCAGGGCCTAGCCATCATTATGGGAAACCCCGCGGGCCCTCTGGAGGGCCAAGCCGATACCCACCTGGCGGAAACCCTGGTGGTGGATACAACCATCCAAATAGGGGTGGTCAAGGGGGTGGAGGTGGGTACAGTAGCGGCCCATATCCTACACAAGGGAGAGGCGGGCCATATGGTTCTAGTGGCATGCCTGGTGCAGGTCCTCGGGGTGGAGGTAGTGGTTATGGAGTAGGTGGTCCAAACTATCCTCAAAATGGTCCATATGGTGGCTCCACTGCTGGTCGGGGCTCAAACATGATGGGTGGAAACCGCAATCAACAGTATGGTTGGCAGCAGTAA
- the LOC117616162 gene encoding biotin synthase, mitochondrial, translating into MISTRSVLRGQLRPSVALLHSSFYSSLSSAAAIQAERTIRQGPRNDWKRDEIKAVYGSPVLDLLFHGAQVHRHTHNFREVQQCTLLSIKTGGCSEDCSYCPQSSRYDTGLKAQKLMTKDAVMEAAQKAKEAGSTRFCMGAAWRDTVGRKTNFNQILEYVKDIRDMGMEVCCTLGMLEKQQALKLKEAGLTAYNHNLDTSREYYPNVITTRTYDERLETIKFVRDAGISVCSGGIIGLGEAEEDRVGLLHTLATLPSHPESVPINALVSVKGTPLQDQKPVEIWEMIRMIATARIVMPKAMVRLSAGRVKFSMPEQALCFLAGANSIFTGEKLLTTPNNDFDADQLMFKVLGLIPKAPSFSEEPAKAYEAEACEEAVSSSG; encoded by the exons ATGATTTCGACTAGGTCCGTTTTGCGCGGGCAGCTAAGACCGTCGGTTGCTTTGTTGCACTCTTCATTTTACTCTTCTTTATCATCTGCAGCTGCAATTCAAGCTGAGAGAACAATCAGACAAGGCCCCAGAAATGACTGGAAACGCGACGAGATCAAGGCCGTCTATGGCTCTCCTGTTCTCGATCTCCTTTTCCACGGG GCTCAAGTTCACAGACACACGCATAATTTTAGGGAAGTGCAGCAGTGTACTCTTCTCTCTATCAAGACTGGTGGATGTAGTGAGGATTGTTCGTATTGTCCTCAATCATCCCGGTATGACACAGGACTCAAGGCCCAAAAGCTTATGACAAAGGACGCTGTCATGGAGGCAGCACAAAAG GCAAAAGAGGCTGGAAGCACACGCTTTTGCATGGGAGCTGCATGGAGGGATACAGTTGGAAGAAAGACAAACTTTAACCAGATCCTTGAATATGTAAAAGACATAAG GGATATGGGAATGGAGGTGTGCTGCACCTTAGGCATGCTAGAAAAGCAACAAGCTTTGAAACTCAAAGAAGCAGGCCTGACAGCATACAATCACAATCTTGACACCTCTAGGGAATATTACCCAAATGTCATTACCACAAGGACCTATGATGAGCGCTTGGAAACCATTAAGTTTGTCCGGGATGCAGGAATTAGTGTGTGTTCAG GAGGAATAATAGGGCTCGGAGAAGCAGAGGAGGATAGAGTTGGTTTGCTTCATACATTAGCAACACTCCCATCTCACCCAGAAAGTGTTCCCATCAATGCACTGGTTTCAGTGAAAGGCACACCTCTTCAAGATCAGAAG CCAGTTGAAATTTGGGAGATGATACGAATGATTGCCACTGCCCGTATAGTCATGCCAAAAGCAATGGTCAGATTGTCTGCTGGCAGAGTAAAGTTTTCAATGCCAGAGCAGGCATTGTGCTTTCTTGCTGGTGCAAATTCGATATTCACTGGTGAGAAGCTATTGACTACTCCAAACAATGATTTTGATGCTGATCAACTTATGTTCAAGGTGCTTGGTCTGATTCCCAAAGCTCCCAGTTTCTCTGAGGAACCAGCAAAGGCATATGAGGCAGAGGCTTGTGAGGAAGCTGTTTCCAGTTCAGGCTGA
- the LOC117616452 gene encoding INO80 complex subunit D-like, with translation MAASGSKPHPPSSSKPPKNPITLKPTNETQTPNPNPSTSKSPPIPPSQEEIALSGASHLTRPEVLRRRSYFLRQLRKFYQSKYWAFMEEVKKKHREFYWNFGVSPFKDEHKSDRDAAGNAEGTDENNNNINSNFNNNNGGAAIARTDVDAKKKLQCSYHQCKTKAMPLTSFCHLHILSDSKQKLYKPCGFVIKSAHTGPLTCGKPILRSTVPSLCTHHFQVAQKAIKKALKKAGLNGPSTNKLAPKFHVIVAEYVRQIQAKRRAAQRAKGKKVAIKEETSD, from the exons ATGGCTGCCTCTGGTTCCAAGCCCCATCCTCCCTCTAGTTCCAAACCTCCCAAAAACCCCATAACCCTCAAACCCACAAATGAAACCCAAActccaaaccctaacccttCCACCTCCAAAAGCCCTCCTATCCCACCCTCCCAAGAAGAAATCGCTCTCTCAGGCGCCTCCCACCTCACGCGCCCGGAGGTCCTCCGCCGCCGTTCCTACTTCTTAAGGCAGCTCAGAAAATTCTACCAATCCAAATACTGGGCCTTCATGGAGGAGGTCAAGAAGAAGCACAGGGAGTTCTACTGGAACTTCGGTGTGAGCCCTTTCAAAGATGAGCACAAGAGCGATAGAGACGCTGCTGGGAATGCTGAAGGCACTGATGAGAACAATAACAACATCAACAGCAATTTCAACAACAATAATGGTGGTGCTGCGATTGCTCGGACCGACGTCGATGCGAaaaagaaactgcaatgcTCTTATCATCAGTGTAAGACGAAGGCCATGCCGTTGACGAGCTTTTGTCACCTCCATATTTTATCGGATTCGAAGCAGAAGCTCTATAAGCCTTGTGGGTTTGTTATCAAGAG TGCTCATACAGGACCTCTAACCTGTGGGAAGCCAATACTGAGATCCACTGTTCCTTCTCTTTGTACTCATCACTTCCAAGTGGCTCAGAAGGCTATCAAAAAGGCCTTGAAGAAGGCAGGCCTTAATGGGCCATCAACAAATAAGCTTGCTCCAAAGTTCCATGTCATAGTAGCAGAATATGTACGCCAAATTCAGGCCAAACGAAGAGCTGCACAAAGGGCAAAGGGAAAGAAAGTCGCAATTAAGGAAGAAACCTCTGACTGA
- the LOC117632949 gene encoding cyclin-dependent kinase C-2-like isoform X2, giving the protein MAIAAPGQLNLNEVPSWGSRSVDCFEKLEQIGEGTYGQVYMAREIKTGEIVALKKIRMDNEREGFPITAIREIKILKKLHHENVINLKEIVTSPGPEKDDQGRPDGNKYKGGIYMVFEYMDHDLTGLADRPGMRFSVPQIKCYMRQLLTGLHYCHVNQVLHRDIKGSNLLIDNEGNLKLADFGLARSFSNDHNANLTNRVITLWYRPPELLLGATKYGPAVDMWSVGCIFAELLHGKPIFPGKDEPEQLNKIFELCGAPDEVNWPGVSKIPWYNNFKPTRPMKRRLREVFRQEYLLRMLLMLSTSGLIHYLVIRRVYQNMNHHTSSRQRKNVSSNGNMKKMQNVRNCSTHSILASHRFSNLAKHIPKCGLDLTSPSMVLSPQLLQGLAIIMGNPAGPLEGQADTHLAETLVVDTTIQIGVVKGVEVGTVAAHILHKGEAGHMVLVACLVQVLGVEVVVME; this is encoded by the exons ATGGCAATAGCAGCCCCTGGGCAGCTTAATCTCAACGAGGTGCCTTCATGGGGTTCAAGAAGCGTCGACTGCTTCGAGAAATTGGAGCAAATTGGCGAGGGAACCTATGG TCAAGTTTACATGGCTAGAGAAATAAAGACGGGAGAAATTGTTGCTTTGAAGAAAATACGAATGGACAATGAGAGAGAGGGG TTCCCCATAACTGCCATACGGGAAATCAAGATTCTAAAGAAGCTGCATCATGAAAATGTCATCAATTTGAAAGAGATTGTGACATCTCCAG GGCCAGAGAAGGATGACCAAGGTAGACCAG ATGGTAACAAGTATAAAGGTGGCATCTATATGGTCTTTGAATACATGGACCATGATTTGACAGGCCTAGCTGATCGACCTGGGATGAGATTTTCGGTTCCTCAGATTAAG TGCTACATGAGACAACTTTTGACGGGGCTTCACTATTGTCATGTGAATCAAGTACTTCACCGTGATATCAAAG GCTCTAATCTTCTTATAGACAATGAAGGTAATCTGAAGCTTGCAGATTTTGGGCTCGCCCGTTCATTTTCAAACGATCACAATGCCAATCTTACAAATCGTGTTATTACTCTTTGGTACAG ACCTCCAGAATTGCTTCTTGGGGCTACTAAGTACGGCCCAGCTGTAGATATGTGGTCGGTTGGGTGTATCTTTGCTGAGCTTCTACATGGCAAGCCAATCTTTCCCGGGAaagatgag CCGgaacaattaaataaaatttttgagCTGTGTGGAGCTCCAGATGAGGTCAACTGGCCCGGAGTTTCAAAGATTCCTTGGTATAACAACTTCAAGCCAACAAGGCCAATGAAGAGACGTCTCAGGGAGGTTTTTAGACA AGAATATCTGCTAAGGATGCTCTTGATGCTGAGTACTTCTGGACTGATCCATTACCTTGTGATCCGAAGAG TTTACCAAAATATGAATCATCACACGAGTTccagacaaagaaaaaacGTCAGCAGCAACGGCAACATGAAGAAAATGCAAAACGTCAGAAACTGCAGCACCCACAGCATACTCGCCTCCCACCGATTCAGCAATCTGGCCAAGCACATTCCCAAATGCGGCCTGGACCTAACCAGCCCATCCATGGTTCTCAGCCCCCAGTTGCTGCAGGGCCTAGCCATCATTATGGGAAACCCCGCGGGCCCTCTGGAGGGCCAAGCCGATACCCACCTGGCGGAAACCCTGGTGGTGGATACAACCATCCAAATAGGGGTGGTCAAGGGGGTGGAGGTGGGTACAGTAGCGGCCCATATCCTACACAAGGGAGAGGCGGGCCATATGGTTCTAGTGGCATGCCTGGTGCAGGTCCTCGGGGTGGAGGTAGTGGTTATGGAGTAG